In Lachnospiraceae bacterium, one DNA window encodes the following:
- a CDS encoding CHC2 zinc finger domain-containing protein produces MNVFEAVKQSVTTRQAAEHYGIHVGRNGMACCPFHNDKTPSMKLDQRYHCFGCGADGDVIDFTAALYGLGKKEAAVQLAQDFGLSYEDWKPPGKAKNPKPRQKSPEEQFQEAKNRCFCILADYLHLLMAWRKEYAPHSPEEAFHPRFVEALQKQDQVEYLLDVLLFGETEEKAALITDYGKDVIQLEQRMAELAAANAARTKKHHERHAAAPEH; encoded by the coding sequence TTGAATGTATTTGAAGCTGTGAAGCAGTCCGTTACAACAAGACAGGCTGCGGAGCATTATGGAATCCATGTAGGGCGGAACGGGATGGCTTGCTGCCCGTTCCATAACGATAAAACCCCAAGCATGAAGCTGGATCAGCGTTACCACTGCTTCGGCTGCGGTGCGGATGGGGATGTGATTGATTTTACCGCCGCCCTGTATGGGCTGGGAAAGAAAGAAGCCGCCGTACAACTGGCACAGGACTTCGGGCTTTCCTATGAGGACTGGAAACCGCCGGGAAAGGCAAAAAATCCCAAGCCCCGGCAGAAATCCCCGGAGGAACAGTTTCAGGAAGCAAAGAACCGCTGCTTTTGTATTCTTGCCGATTATCTTCATTTGCTTATGGCATGGAGAAAGGAATATGCCCCGCACTCCCCGGAGGAAGCCTTTCATCCCCGGTTTGTGGAAGCCTTACAGAAGCAAGACCAAGTGGAATATCTGCTGGATGTGCTGCTCTTTGGGGAAACGGAGGAAAAAGCGGCTTTGATTACGGACTACGGAAAGGATGTGATACAGCTTGAACAGCGAATGGCAGAGCTTGCAGCCGCAAACGCAGCAAGAACTAAAAAACACCATGAACGCCATGCAGCCGCCCCAGAGCATTGA
- a CDS encoding virulence-associated E family protein, with protein MNAMQPPQSIEEIKAGLETTEKGGVRQSIRNCLTVFQRDPLLSGAIAYNILTDRKDIIKPIGFHRESTALNDTDMKYLLLYLEETYGLTNEKKIDNAIGIVANENKYHPIRDYLNTLVWDGTERIRFCLRHFLGADADDYTYEALKLFLLGAISRAFQPGCKFEIMLCLVGGQGAGKSTFFRLLAVRDEWFSDDLRKLDDDNVYRKLQGHWIIEMSEMMATANAKSIEEIKSFLSRQKEVYKIPYETHPADRPRQCVFGGTSNALDFLPLDRSGNRRFIPVMVYPEQAEVHILEDETASRAYIEQMWAEAMEIYRSGRFKLAFSPDMQRYLKEHQRDFMPEDTKAGMIQAYLDRYTGSMVCSKQLYKEALNHAFDEPKQWEIREINEIMNQCIDRWRYFPNPRMFSEYGRQKGWERENPATDLCNPSEKAMDGFVEVTEQMELPF; from the coding sequence ATGAACGCCATGCAGCCGCCCCAGAGCATTGAGGAAATCAAGGCGGGGCTGGAAACTACCGAGAAAGGCGGTGTCCGTCAGAGCATACGGAACTGCCTGACCGTATTCCAGCGTGACCCTCTGCTTTCCGGGGCTATCGCATACAACATCCTGACCGACCGCAAGGACATCATAAAGCCCATCGGTTTTCACAGAGAAAGCACCGCCCTGAACGATACGGACATGAAGTATCTGCTTCTCTATCTGGAAGAAACCTACGGGCTTACCAATGAGAAAAAGATTGATAACGCCATCGGGATTGTGGCGAATGAAAACAAGTACCATCCCATCCGGGACTATCTCAATACCCTTGTGTGGGACGGGACAGAGCGAATCCGTTTCTGCCTGCGGCACTTTCTGGGGGCTGACGCAGACGATTACACCTATGAAGCGTTGAAGCTGTTCCTGCTGGGTGCAATCTCACGAGCCTTTCAGCCGGGGTGCAAGTTTGAAATCATGCTCTGTCTGGTAGGCGGTCAGGGGGCTGGCAAGTCCACCTTCTTCCGCCTGCTGGCAGTCCGGGACGAGTGGTTCTCCGATGATTTGCGGAAGCTGGACGATGACAATGTGTACCGCAAGCTGCAAGGTCACTGGATTATTGAAATGTCGGAAATGATGGCAACCGCCAACGCCAAGAGCATTGAGGAAATCAAATCGTTTTTAAGCCGGCAGAAAGAGGTTTACAAGATACCTTATGAAACCCACCCGGCAGACCGCCCCCGTCAGTGCGTGTTTGGCGGCACTTCCAATGCTCTTGACTTCCTGCCCCTTGACCGTTCCGGCAATCGCCGCTTTATCCCCGTCATGGTTTACCCGGAGCAAGCCGAGGTTCACATTTTGGAGGACGAAACTGCTTCCAGAGCCTATATCGAGCAGATGTGGGCAGAAGCAATGGAGATTTACCGAAGCGGCAGGTTCAAGCTGGCTTTCAGCCCCGACATGCAGCGGTATCTCAAAGAACACCAGCGGGATTTTATGCCGGAGGACACCAAAGCCGGAATGATACAGGCGTATCTTGATAGGTACACCGGGAGCATGGTCTGCTCCAAGCAGCTCTACAAGGAAGCCTTGAACCATGCCTTTGACGAGCCGAAGCAATGGGAAATACGGGAAATCAACGAGATTATGAACCAATGCATTGACCGCTGGCGGTACTTCCCGAACCCAAGAATGTTTTCAGAATATGGCAGACAAAAGGGCTGGGAGCGTGAAAACCCGGCAACGGACTTATGCAACCCGTCTGAAAAAGCAATGGATGGCTTTGTGGAGGTCACAGAACAGATGGAGCTTCCATTCTGA